The Myxococcales bacterium genome contains the following window.
CGCCCGGGTACTGCAGCACCTCGATCGGCGCGTGGCCGCCGAGCACCCCGTCGAGCCACGGCCCGAGCGTGGTCGGATCGAGCTCCTCGCCGGGCCGCGGCGGCCGCGGCCCGCTGCTCACGCGCCCCTCCGCCCGTACTTCTCGAGCAGGCGCTTGGCGACCACCATCTTGTGGACCTCGTCGGGGCCGTCGTAGATGCGCGCGCCGCGCTCGTGCACGTAGTAGTGGGCGAGCAGCGTGTCGCTGGTGACGCCGAGCGCGCCGTGGACCTGGATCGCGCGATCGATCAGCCGCATCATCACGTCGGCGACGAAGAACTTGATCAGCGACACCTGATCGCGCGCCGCCTGGAACCCTTGGTGCTCGATCGTCCAGGCCGCGTGCAGCGTCATCAGGCGCGCCGCGTCGACCTCGGCCCGGGCCTCGGCGATCCAGCCCTGGATGATCTGGCGCGTGGCCAGGGTCTTGTCGGGCGCGATCTTGCGGCTGACCGCGCGCGCGCACATGAGCTGGAACACGCGCTCGCAGATGCCGATCCAGCGCATGCAGTGATGGATCCGGCCGGGCCCGAGGCGCTCCTGCGCGATCAGGAAGCCGGCGCCCTGGGGCCCGAGCAGGTTGGCGCGCGGCACCCGGCAGGCGTGGTAGCGGACCTCGCCGTGGCTGGCCCAGCCGCCGCCGACGTCGCCCATGATCGGGATGTTGCGCACCAGCTCGAAGCCCGGCGTCGCGGTCGGGACGATGATCATCGACGCGCGGCCGTGGGGCGCGGCCTCGGGGTTGGTCACGGCCATGACGATCGCGAACGCGCTGCCGTCGGCGCCGGTCGTGAACCACTTGTGGCCCTCGACGACCCAGTCGTCGCCGTCGAGGGTCGCGGTGGTCGACAGCATCGTCGGGTTGGAGCCGGCGTTGTCGGGCTCGGTCATCGAGAAGCACGAGCGCAGCTCGCCCCGGGCCAGCGGCGCGAGCCACGCGGCCTTCTGCTCGGGCGAGCCCCACTTGTGCAGGACCTCGAGGTTGCCGGCGTCGGGCGCCTGGCAGCCGAACACGTAGTGGCCCAGCGGCGAGCGGCCCAGGCGCTCGGACACGAGCGCGTGGTCGACCAGCCCCAGGCCCATGCCGCCGACGTCCTTGGGGATCTGCGGGCCCCACAGCCCCGCGGCCTTGACCGCGGCGCGCAGCTCGTCGAGCACGTCGGCCGCGGCGACGAAGCCGCGCTCGAGCACGGTGGCCTCGGCCGGGATGACGCGCTCGACGAGGAGGCGCTCGACCTGGTCGAGGACGGGCACCAGGTGGGATGGGATCGCGAAGTCCATGGCGTGCTCCAGGGTGCGAGGGCGCAGGCGGCGCTAGCGAAACGTCTGCTGCGCGCGGTCGAGGTGATCGATCTGATTCCACGCCAGGACCGACAGCTCCCGGCGGTCGTCGCGCTGGCGCCACAGCAGCTCGCTGACCGAGGCGTTGCGGACCAGGCGCCACAGGTTGACGGTGGCGCGGGCGTCGAGCCCGAGCGCGAGCCGCGCGGCCACGCCGATCGGGCCGCCCGAGGTGACCGCGACCGCGACCTGGCCGTGGCGGCCGTGGCGGGCGATGATCGCGTCGACGCCGCGCTCGACCCGCGCGACGAACTGCGCGAAGGTCTCGAGCTCGCCGGTGTCGAGGGTGCCCTGGGTCCAGGCGTCGACCACCCGCCACAGCGCCCGGTCGGCGAGCGCGGGATCGACCTTGCCGCCGTCGATCAGCCCGCGCAGCGCCGGCTCGGCGGCCACGACCTGGGGCAGGCACCGGGCCAGCAGCTCGAACGCGGGGTACTCGGCCAGCTCGTCGAGGACGATCGGCGCCGGCAGCGCGTGGCCGGCGGCGGTCGCTGCGGCGACCAGGTGGGTGGCCGTGTCGCGCTGGCGCTGCATCGGGCCGGTGTAGATCGCCGCGATCTCGGTCGGCCGCGCCGCCCACGCCCGGCCCAGGGCCTCGGCCTGGGCCACCCCGGCCGGCGACAGGACGTCGTAGTTGCTGGCCCCGTAGGAGGCCTGGCCGTGCCGGACCAGTCGCAGCGTGCCCACCGGCGCACTCTACGCCGCCCGGCCCCCGCCCGCGATCACTCGCGCTTGAAGAGTCGCTCGACCCACGACCGCCGCGCCGCGCGCGTCGACAGCGCGTCGCGGGCCTCGACCAGCTTGGGGTCGAGGGTGATCGCCCGCCGCCACTCCTCGCGGGCGCGCTTGGGCTCGTTTGCCAGGGACGCCTCGTGACCCCGCGCCAGGGCTAAGAGCGCGCGATAGTGCGCGTTCTGCGGGTCGCGCGTGGCGAGCTCGCGGGCCACCGACTTGGCCTCGGTCCACTTCTGTAGCTGCATGAGGGTCCGGAGATGACTGAGCAGCGTCGCGGCGTCGTCGACCACCGGCGCTACCCCCGAGCCTTTGGGCGTCCGCATTCTCGCTCCGTTGAGAGGTCTTCTGAGCCTTAGTAGGGTGAGGGGTGCCGATGGTCGCAGGAAATCGACCTACGCCGTTTTCTTGGCTCCGGATGGGGCTGATCGTAGCGTGATCGGATGATCCGCCACTGGCTGCGCCGCCTGTTT
Protein-coding sequences here:
- a CDS encoding acyl-CoA dehydrogenase family protein is translated as MDFAIPSHLVPVLDQVERLLVERVIPAEATVLERGFVAAADVLDELRAAVKAAGLWGPQIPKDVGGMGLGLVDHALVSERLGRSPLGHYVFGCQAPDAGNLEVLHKWGSPEQKAAWLAPLARGELRSCFSMTEPDNAGSNPTMLSTTATLDGDDWVVEGHKWFTTGADGSAFAIVMAVTNPEAAPHGRASMIIVPTATPGFELVRNIPIMGDVGGGWASHGEVRYHACRVPRANLLGPQGAGFLIAQERLGPGRIHHCMRWIGICERVFQLMCARAVSRKIAPDKTLATRQIIQGWIAEARAEVDAARLMTLHAAWTIEHQGFQAARDQVSLIKFFVADVMMRLIDRAIQVHGALGVTSDTLLAHYYVHERGARIYDGPDEVHKMVVAKRLLEKYGRRGA
- a CDS encoding histidine phosphatase family protein, with the protein product MGTLRLVRHGQASYGASNYDVLSPAGVAQAEALGRAWAARPTEIAAIYTGPMQRQRDTATHLVAAATAAGHALPAPIVLDELAEYPAFELLARCLPQVVAAEPALRGLIDGGKVDPALADRALWRVVDAWTQGTLDTGELETFAQFVARVERGVDAIIARHGRHGQVAVAVTSGGPIGVAARLALGLDARATVNLWRLVRNASVSELLWRQRDDRRELSVLAWNQIDHLDRAQQTFR